From the genome of Bacillota bacterium:
TGCCGGGATTGCGGGGGTTCTGGCAAGTGTCAACGTGAATATTCTGGATATCAGCCAGACCGTTTTACAGGAATTCTTCGCGATGATCATGATCGTGGATCTTACAGGATGCAATGTTGATTTCTCCACTTTAAGGAAAATGCTGGAAGACAAGGGAGAGGAGCTGGAGTTAAAAGTAACCCTTCAGCATGAAGACATCTTCCGTTTCATGCATCGCGTCTAGGAAAGGAGAGGTGCTCTTGCCTTTTCCTTATACTCCGGAGGAAATCTTCGAAACGATCCGGATGGTGGAGTTAGAAAACCTGGATATCAGAACGATTACCCTGGGGATCAGCCTCCTGGACTGCGGGGGTTCTGATGTAAAAAAAATCGGAGCCAGGATTTACGATAAGATCCTCCGTTGCGCTGCCAATCTCGTGGAGGTGGGGGAGGAGCTGGAGCGCGCTTACGGAATTCCGATTATTAACAAACGGGTCGCGGTGACTCCCCTTGCCTTGATTGGAGGCAACTGTTCCGGTGATTATTTTTACCTCGCTCAGGTTTTGGAAAACGCCGCCCGGGAAATAGGTGTTAATTTTATCGGCGGCTATGCTGCCCTGGTTCATAAAGGCTTTACAGAAGGGGATCGAAGACTGATTGAGTCTCTTCCCCGTGCCCTGTCCCAAACGGAGCGCGTCTGTGCCGCAGTAAATGTGGGAACCACAAAAGCCGGAATCAACATGGAAGCGGTTTCTATGATGGGAAGGGTGATTAAAGAGACGGCAGAGCTTACCGCGGCGCAGGGGGGGATCGGCTGCGCGAAGCTGGTTGTATTTTGCAACGCACCAGAAGACAATCCTTTCATGGCAGGCGCCTTTCACGGAGTTGGAGAGCCTGAATGCACCCTCAATGTCGGGGTAAGCGGGCCCGGGGTAATTTTAAACGTGGTCCGCAGTCATCCCGACGCCGACCTCGGCACCCTTGCTTCTTTAATCAAGCAGACCGCATTTAAGGTTACGAGGATGGGGGAGCTCATCGGCCGCGCTGCATCCAGGAGGCTGGGGATTCCCTTCGGAGTCGTAGACCTTTCCCTGGCTCCCACTCCGGCGTTTGGAGACAGTGTTGCCGAGATCCTCGAAGCGATGGGGCTGGAGCGCTGCGGCGCCCCGGGCAGTACGGCGGCCCTCGCGATTTTGAACGATGCCGTTAAAAAGGGGGGCGCGATGGCCTCTTCTTATGTTGGAGGTTTAAGCGGAGCCTTTATACCGGTAAGCGAGGATGCCGGGATGGCGCGCGCCGCGGCTGAGGGAGCGCTTACGATTGAAAAACTCGAGGCAATGACCTGCGTTTGTTCCGTTGGTCTGGATATGGTCGTGATTCCAGGTGATACCCCGGCGGAAACGATTGCAGCTTTAATTGCCGACGAGGCTGCAATCGGGATGATCAACAACAAAACTACGGGTATCCGGATCATACCGGCACCCGGAAGGCAGCCCGGTGATTATGTCGAGTTCGGAGGGCTCCTGGGAAGAGCCCCGGTAATGCAGGTGAACAGGTACAGTCCTGCCGCTTTCATCCGGCGGGGCGGCCGGATTCCTGCGCCCCTTCAGGCCCTTACCAATTAGCCGCAGAAAATAATTGAAAACGTGATTTTTGGGGAGAATGAAGCCAGGGGTGCATCCGTTGCAGGGAATATGCTCTGATTTAATCAAGGCCCTGAAAGAAAAGATTGAAGAACTCTCCCTGAACATCGAGCGGATGAAACTTGCCGAGTATGTGGAACTGCTGAACAGACCGGGGCGGCTGTTGTTTGTCAATTTTATTTCAGGGGTGGCCCGGGGGTTGGGAATTGCGGTTGGTTTTACTCTCCTGGGAGCACTTGTTCTCTTTTTTTTGCAGCGCCTGGTTGTTCTCAATCTTCCTGTTCTGAGTGATTTTATCGCGGAGATCGTGCGTCTGGTTCAAAGTCAACTTCAGGGCGGAATCAAATAGGGAGGCGAGGAGATTGAGCGGAAATATCGTGGATGTTATCAAAAAACGGCGCTCTGTGCGGGCCTTTAAAGGAGAGCCGGTTCCCGAAGGGGTGCTGGCCCAAATTTTAGATGCAGCCCGGTGGGCTCCCTCTGCGGGGAACCTGCAGCCGTGGGAATTTTATGTCGTAAGAAATCAAGACACTAAGAAGGGGCTTGCAAAGGCCGCACTCGGCCAGATGTTCCTGGCCGAGGCGCCGGTGGTGATCGTTGTTTGCGCCGTTCCGGCCCGTTCGGGGCGCCGTTACCGGGAGCGGGGGGAAAAATTATACTGCCTTCAGGATACTGCTGCGGCCGTTCAGAACATTCTGCTTGCTGCTGCAGGTTTTGGCCTCGGTTCCTGCTGGGTGGGTGCCTTTGACGAGGAGGGGGCGCGCCGCGTTTTAGGTCTGGGGCCGGACTTGAGACCTGTTGCAATGGTTCCTCTTGGATACCCCGCGGAAGCGCCTTCCGCTCCAGGCCGCCGCTCCCTGGAAGAAATTGTTCATGTAGTGGATTAGTGCAGTCTCGAGATTACGGGAAACGGGGGATTAATTTGGAGCAGGATAAACTGAACTACTTTCGCCGGCGCCTGCGTTTGGAACGGGAGGAGGCTCTTGCCCGCCTTTCCCGCCTGGAGGAGGCGGAACAGCTGGGGGGTTTGCGCGATGCCCTTCAGGAGCTTTCGATGTACGACAACCACCCCGGAGATCTCGGAACGGAAACCTTTGAGCGGAGCAAAGACCTCGGGCTGCGCGACCTGGCGCGCGTCCGGTTAGGCAAGATTGAAGAGGCCCTTGAGAAAATTGAAAAGGGTGCCTACGGAATTTGTGAAGTTTGCGGGGAGGAAATTCCTGACGCCAGGCTGGAAGCGGTTCCGACCGCGGCGCTCTGTTTCCGGTGCCAGCAGGAGAGAGAAGAAAACGGCAGGACAAAGCGGAGGCCCGTTGAAGAAGGTGTGGTGATGCCGCCCTTCGGAGGGTTTCCCGAGGACTGGTTTTCTAAGGAGAACAGGGAAAGGATCATGTATGACGGCGAAGACAGCTGGCAGGAGGTGGCCCGCTACGGAACCTCTTCCGACGTGGTGCACGGGGAGTCTGGCCTTCCCCCGGAACTGGCAGAGGAAAAAAGGGGATCCGTAGAAGATGTGGAATCCCTCCCGTACTGGCGTGATCGTCGCGATGGGACATTTTACCAGGATTTCCGGGGACGGGATGACGAAGAAAGGCCGGGAGGACCCGTCTAGAGGTTCGGGGAGACGGAAGGGCCATGAAGATTGGAATTTTTACGGATAGCTACAGACCCTATGTAAGCGGAGTAGTTCGCTCCATCGAAACTTTTGCCCGGGAACTGATTAACCGGGGCCACGAAGTCTACGTTTTCGCTCCCCGCTACCCGGACGCCCGACAGAACGAGGAAAATATCTACCGCTTTCCTTCTTTTCGCACCCCCTTTCACCCGGAATTTTACATCGGTTTGCCTTTCCCCTGGCAGGCCAGGCAGTATGCGAGGAAATGGGGACTGGACATCATTCACGTTCATTCGCCTTTTTTGCTCGGGCGTTTGGGGGCGTCCTTTGCCCGGCGCTTAGATGTCCCCCTTGTCTTCACGTATCATACCCTGTACGACCAGTATATCCATTATTTTCCCTTCGCCCGGGGGCTTGCGCGGCACGTGGTGATTTACCTGGCCCGGGAGTTTTGCAACCGCTGCGACCTGGTGATCGCACCGACCGGGGTGATCAAAAACCTCCTGGAAGGCTACGGGGTCAGGCGTCCAATTGTTCCCATTCCCACCGGGATTCACCCCGAACGGTTTCAGGACGGAGATCCCAATTTTCTTTATGAAAATTTTGGGGTCCCGCGGGAAGACAGAGTTCTCCTTTTTGTGGGGAGACTGGGTAAGGAGAAAAACCTTGACTTCCTTTTGAGGGTCTTCAGTCTGGTGCTTCAAAAGCAGCGCGCGGCAACCCTGGTTCTGGTGGGAAGCGGCCCCGAAAAAGAGGCCCTGGGCGCTTTTGCGAAAGAGCTGGGAATTGGCACAAAGGTTGTTTTTACCGGCCTTCTCGCGCCGGATGTTGTGGCAGGGGCTTACCGGAGCGCGGATCTTTTTGTTTTTCCTTCGGTAACGGAAACCCAGGGTCTTGTGCTGCTCGAGGCGATGGCTGCCGGTTTGCCGGTTGTGGCAAGGGCGGCATTTGGTTCGCTGGCCATGGTCCGGGATGGGGTGACCGGGTTTCTCTGCAGTGAGTGTGAAGAAGAATTTGCAGCAAAAATCCTCCTTCTCCTTGAGCAGCCTTTGTTAAAAAGGCAAATGGGAGAGGCAGCAAGGGCGAGGGCGCTCTCCCTTTCTGCCGAAAAAATGGCGCTGCGTTTGGAAAAAACGTACCACGCCCTGCTCGAAGGTGATCGCGAACTCTTAGAAACTTTAGCTCGAGAGGAAATTTGATAAAGGGAGGAATAGACTTGGGGGTTACGGAAAAGAAGGTTAATAACAAGAGGCCTTTGCGGCGTTCAGCAAGGCCCTCGGCCGGTTAGAACTCAATTGACCGGAGGGGGCAGTTGCTTGGTCCGATTCGTAATTGTAACATTAGCGGCTTTTGCAGTTGACCAGTTGGGAAAGTTCTTCATCACGCGTCATCTTCGTCCGGGTGAATCGATCGAGGTTTTGCCCCGCATTTTTCACCTTACTTACATCAAAAATCCGGGCGGGGCCTTTGGGATCCTGGCCTATCAAACACAAATTTTCGTTGTCTTAAGTATTTTTACAGTGCTTTTGCTCGCGGTGGCCGTCTTTTACTGCAGGCAGGAGCGCAAGCCAGGCTGGAGTTTGGCGTTCCTCACAGCAGGAGTTTTGGGAAATTTGGTGGACCGGCTGCGGACCGGATATGTTATTGATTTTCTTGATTTTCGGGTTTGGCCTGTTTTTAACCCCGCTGATGTTTTTATTTTCATTGGGGCTGTCTCTCTTTTCTGGATATTAGTTGGTTTTCGAGGCACCAAAAAGGAATGGTGAGGGGATGAGTGAGGAAACCTACCGTTTTGAAGTACCTCCAGAAGCAGACGGCAAGCGGCTGGATTATTTCTTGAGCAGGCAAACCCCTTTTTTGAGCCGAAGCCAGGTGCAGCGCCTGATTGAAAAGGGTCTTGTCCTGGTAAATTTCCGGCAGGCGCGTTCCAGCTACCGGGTGCGGGCAAATGATCAAATTGAAATGAAGGTTCCTCCTCCCGATGAGGTTGCTCTCCGCCCCGAGTCCATTCCGCTGGAGATTGTTTACGAAGACGACGACCTGCTGGTTGTAAATAAACCGCCCGGGCTCGTTGTCCACCCTGCTCCCGGACACAGCGGAGGCACCCTGGTGAATGCGCTGCTCAATCACTGCCCCAATTTGCCGGGAATCGGGGGGTACCTGCGGCCGGGCATCGTCCACCGCCTGGACAAAGACACCTCCGGTCTGCTTGTGGTGAGCAAAACCGACCTTGCCCACCAGAGTCTGACTGCCCAGCTCAAGGCCCGCCAGATCAAGAGAAAGTACCTTGCTCTGGTGCATGGAGAAGTGCGCGAAGAAGAGGGCATGATCGATGCTCCTTTGGGGAGAGATCCAAAAAATCGCAAAAAGATCGCCGTAGTTCCGAACGGGAAGGAGGCACGCACCTTTTACCGCGTCAAAGAGCGGTTCCCCGGTTACACACTCCTTGACGTGGAACTGGAAACAGGGCGGACCCACCAGATCCGGGTTCACCTGGCTTACGCAGGGTATCCGGTCGCCGGGGATCCTGTCTACGGCCCCCGCCGCAACCCCCTCGACCTGCCCGGTCAGGCCCTTCATGCCTACCGGATCACGTTCACCCACCCCCGCACCGGGGAATTCCTTTCCTTTGAAGCACCGCTCCCCCCCGCCTTTGCTGCAGCCGTCACTATCCTGAGGGAGGCTGCGGGTGTTTCCCGGAAGACCTCCTGCTGAAAGATGAAAAGAAAAAATTTCTTTATTCGCAGCTTTGGTCACAAGGTGGCCCGGGCTCATTTGGCTCAGATAACGAAAGCCTAAAAAGTCAAAGGAGGCTGGCATTTATGTTGCGCGTAAACCCCAGGTGCAGACCCTGGTTCCGGTGCATGGCGGCCATTATGATGGCTTTGATTCTGGCCGGGATTTCCCTCGCGGTTTCCCCGGCACAGAAGAGCGTCTTTCCGGGGAAGGAGAACGCTGTTTATGCCGAAAAACCAAAAAACACCAGAGCAGAGGAGACTATCAAAGCCAGCGGCCAATTTGTCCGCTCCCACAAGGATCTGCTCAAAAGAGCTGTCCGGAGCCTGAAGAATATAGAACAGCCGCCTGACCAGATCGCTGCCTGGATTGAGGCAGTGCCTCTTACAGTTGGCGAACTGGAGTTCAGGAAAGGCCTAGCTGCATCTGCCGGCCCTGCGCTTGAAAAACGCGCCGTTGACGTTCTGTTTGAAGAAAAAGTTCTCCTGAACGAGGCCCTAAAGAGAAAGATACTTCCCACTCCAGAAGAACTCGACGCATTCCTGGCATGGGAAAAGAAAGAATACCAGACAAACCCGGAGTACCGCGCGGTAGTGGATCTGATCATCAAGGAATGGGGGCTTTCCGCGGCCGAGTACTGGGAAGAATACGAGTGGTACAACGCCTTCCGGATCACCATGTGCGACAAACTGTACAAAGCTGTGATTAAAGAAGCAGAAGAGGCCGGGCAACTCCTGAAACCGGACAGCAGCGGAGTAATAACCCCTGAAGTCCAGGAAGCAAGGGAATCCTACTGGAACCGTTACACTCTGGAACTCAAGAGAAAAGCAAACGTTCTGGTCAATCAGGGTGTTGTGAAGGAACTGAAATTCGACCGGAATTTTCGGGAATGAATTGTCGCTCTAACGCCTTGGCGGCCTTCTTTAGAACGCGAAAGGTTCTTTCCAAGTTAAGTCCGTTCCCGCGACATAATCCTGGATTCCGGAGACAGGGTTTTCTTAAGCAGGGGAAGGGAAAAGGAGTTGCGGGAAAGATTCACAATAAAATAGGAATCTGCCTCATTTCCCGGGGTTTCGTTGAGGATTTCTAACGGCAACCGTTGTTACAACGGCTATTTTTTATGTATACAAAGCCCGTTCGTGCACCATATAACCCGTTTGTGCCGCCTTTTGACCCGTTTGGGAAGATCAGGCAGGAATGCGTTCTTCCGCGTCTAAAGGGATCTTCAACACCGATTTCCGGGAGATTAGAGGTATGTTCGAGGCGGTTAAGACAAACCTTCTGCGATTTGCTTCAGCGCTGCTTCTGCTCGTAGCGGCAACGGGAGCAAGCACCGCTCGCTGGTTCCACTGGTATCAGCCGAAGCTGCCGGAAAAGGGATAACTGATATTTTTGTGGGGTCATTGAACTGACAGCCCTCGGTGAACCGGCAGGCCGTCAAACAACTCTTCACCGGTGTGAATACCCTTCTCTTGCAGAGCAAGGTATAGGCGAAATTAATTGTAGCCTGAACTCGGCTTTTGTAAAGGAAAGTACGAAAGGAGGAATAATTTACGACAAAAATAAAATATTGTTAAAACATTTACAAACCCGAGCAGCACCGATAAAAAGTACAGTGTTCAAATATTTAACCTGTATACAGATGTTTCTTTACAGGATATCGTCAGGTTTATAACAGGATACGGCATCTCAGATGCAGATTTTTTCGCATACTACAAGCTTTTTGTTAAAAAATATTTACCCGAACCCGGAACTGGAGGAGATATTTGACCATGTGGTTTGAACTCCTCAAGAAAGCTTTTTCTGTTTTGAAAGCGTCGGAGATAAAGGATAGCGAATGGACTTTCGGTGGAGGTACCGCCCTGGCACTCATCTTTCGTCATCGGGAAAGCAGGGACGTTGATATCTTCTTCAGCGACGCCCAGATGCTGACCCTGATCACCCCTCGCCTGAAGGAAGGTAGAGAGGCTGACAGACGATTACGTGGAGGGTTCATCGTTCCTGAAGCTGCGGTTCGGAGAAGGAAGATCGATTTTCTGTCACCCCTCACCTGATCCCCGGTTACTAACTTCAAAGTAAATGCAATGTTGCAGAGAAAATATACAGGTAGAAATCCCTGAGGAGATAGTGCTCAACTGACTCGGTGTTTCTGCAGTGGAATCATTTAGGTATTTGAAAATCTATTGAAAGGGGAGTTAAAGATTTGATTAAAAAGTTTTTGCTGGCAACTATGGCTTTTTTGTTGACACTGTCACTTGCCTCATCTGCTATTGCGGGTAACAATTATTGCTTGGCCAATGCTAAAGTTTTTGTTAATGGAAAACAACTTATATTTGATCAAGAGCCTATAATAACCAATGATAGAATATTAGTTCCAGTACGAGCTATTGCAGAGTCTCTAGGTGCAACCGTAGAATGGCAAGATCCCAAGGTAACTATAAAAAAAGGAGCAACAGAAATAATTTTAACCATTAATTCTGAAATGGCTCAAAGAGAAAACAGGAAAATATTCTTTATGGAACAGCCGCCAATTATTGTCAACGGGCGTACGATGGTATCTCTTCGCTTTGTAGCAGAAGCACTTGGGGCAAGTGTTGCCTGGGACGATAACACCAGAGCCGTTACCATTACATCGAATGGTGACTTTACGGCGTCCAACCAACCAATTGATGAAGGTGCTGGAGATAATTACTATAAATTATATGACCCAGTCATTGGTCCTGACACTGGTCCTATTCCTGAGGAAGCAAGAAAGTATGTTCTAGAACACAGACTTTTGAAAGACATAAGGAATATACAGTATGTTCCTACTCGTTTTCTTGAATTCGGAAGTTACGACACAATGATTTCCGGGACCGACGAATCTGGCCAGGAAAAGCTTGTTTGGTTAACCAAGAACAAGTATACAGGCGAGATTTCTGTAACAGGCTCGGTTTTTCCTGATAAAGGTATCTCTCAGGAAACGGTTATATCCACCCTTGAAAAAAAGGAAATAAAGAAAGAAAGCATTAAAAAGATATATATTGCTCCCTACGAAAAAAATCAAATCTATTGGTTTGTTATAGCGGAACAGGGAGATAAGAAATATTATTACTGTTTGGATTTCTACACAGGTGATATTATTATAGAAAATATTGTTACTTGATATAAAATGAACTACGATCAGGTCTATCGTCCGGGCACGAAAACATTGACCCTGACGCCACCCAGGCGATCAATGATGTCGGCGGTATCGGCGTGGACCGGGCTGACTGAGCGCTTTTCATGACCCATTATTGGGCTGGGAACTATGATCCGGGGCGATATGGTCCACCGTCCTGTCCAACCGACGGATGGATGTGGCAGAAAGGCACTGTGCAGAGGTAAAGATGCTTAAGCACAGGTTTTTACGGTTGCTTTTGAAAAGTGCTCTCTTTATCCTGCTTATTTTTTCCACTATCACAACCAACACCGAGGCGATAAGCGCCTCTGCATCGTGCTCCCATG
Proteins encoded in this window:
- a CDS encoding RluA family pseudouridine synthase, whose amino-acid sequence is MSEETYRFEVPPEADGKRLDYFLSRQTPFLSRSQVQRLIEKGLVLVNFRQARSSYRVRANDQIEMKVPPPDEVALRPESIPLEIVYEDDDLLVVNKPPGLVVHPAPGHSGGTLVNALLNHCPNLPGIGGYLRPGIVHRLDKDTSGLLVVSKTDLAHQSLTAQLKARQIKRKYLALVHGEVREEEGMIDAPLGRDPKNRKKIAVVPNGKEARTFYRVKERFPGYTLLDVELETGRTHQIRVHLAYAGYPVAGDPVYGPRRNPLDLPGQALHAYRITFTHPRTGEFLSFEAPLPPAFAAAVTILREAAGVSRKTSC
- a CDS encoding nucleotidyl transferase AbiEii/AbiGii toxin family protein; this encodes MWFELLKKAFSVLKASEIKDSEWTFGGGTALALIFRHRESRDVDIFFSDAQMLTLITPRLKEGREADRRLRGGFIVPEAAVRRRKIDFLSPLT
- a CDS encoding conjugal transfer protein TraR: MQSRDYGKRGINLEQDKLNYFRRRLRLEREEALARLSRLEEAEQLGGLRDALQELSMYDNHPGDLGTETFERSKDLGLRDLARVRLGKIEEALEKIEKGAYGICEVCGEEIPDARLEAVPTAALCFRCQQEREENGRTKRRPVEEGVVMPPFGGFPEDWFSKENRERIMYDGEDSWQEVARYGTSSDVVHGESGLPPELAEEKRGSVEDVESLPYWRDRRDGTFYQDFRGRDDEERPGGPV
- the lspA gene encoding signal peptidase II, producing the protein MVRFVIVTLAAFAVDQLGKFFITRHLRPGESIEVLPRIFHLTYIKNPGGAFGILAYQTQIFVVLSIFTVLLLAVAVFYCRQERKPGWSLAFLTAGVLGNLVDRLRTGYVIDFLDFRVWPVFNPADVFIFIGAVSLFWILVGFRGTKKEW
- a CDS encoding glycosyltransferase family 4 protein, coding for MKIGIFTDSYRPYVSGVVRSIETFARELINRGHEVYVFAPRYPDARQNEENIYRFPSFRTPFHPEFYIGLPFPWQARQYARKWGLDIIHVHSPFLLGRLGASFARRLDVPLVFTYHTLYDQYIHYFPFARGLARHVVIYLAREFCNRCDLVIAPTGVIKNLLEGYGVRRPIVPIPTGIHPERFQDGDPNFLYENFGVPREDRVLLFVGRLGKEKNLDFLLRVFSLVLQKQRAATLVLVGSGPEKEALGAFAKELGIGTKVVFTGLLAPDVVAGAYRSADLFVFPSVTETQGLVLLEAMAAGLPVVARAAFGSLAMVRDGVTGFLCSECEEEFAAKILLLLEQPLLKRQMGEAARARALSLSAEKMALRLEKTYHALLEGDRELLETLAREEI
- a CDS encoding cyclic lactone autoinducer peptide, with amino-acid sequence MFEAVKTNLLRFASALLLLVAATGASTARWFHWYQPKLPEKG
- a CDS encoding PFL family protein, with translation MKTSSVSCIASRKGEVLLPFPYTPEEIFETIRMVELENLDIRTITLGISLLDCGGSDVKKIGARIYDKILRCAANLVEVGEELERAYGIPIINKRVAVTPLALIGGNCSGDYFYLAQVLENAAREIGVNFIGGYAALVHKGFTEGDRRLIESLPRALSQTERVCAAVNVGTTKAGINMEAVSMMGRVIKETAELTAAQGGIGCAKLVVFCNAPEDNPFMAGAFHGVGEPECTLNVGVSGPGVILNVVRSHPDADLGTLASLIKQTAFKVTRMGELIGRAASRRLGIPFGVVDLSLAPTPAFGDSVAEILEAMGLERCGAPGSTAALAILNDAVKKGGAMASSYVGGLSGAFIPVSEDAGMARAAAEGALTIEKLEAMTCVCSVGLDMVVIPGDTPAETIAALIADEAAIGMINNKTTGIRIIPAPGRQPGDYVEFGGLLGRAPVMQVNRYSPAAFIRRGGRIPAPLQALTN
- a CDS encoding copper amine oxidase N-terminal domain-containing protein; the protein is MAFLLTLSLASSAIAGNNYCLANAKVFVNGKQLIFDQEPIITNDRILVPVRAIAESLGATVEWQDPKVTIKKGATEIILTINSEMAQRENRKIFFMEQPPIIVNGRTMVSLRFVAEALGASVAWDDNTRAVTITSNGDFTASNQPIDEGAGDNYYKLYDPVIGPDTGPIPEEARKYVLEHRLLKDIRNIQYVPTRFLEFGSYDTMISGTDESGQEKLVWLTKNKYTGEISVTGSVFPDKGISQETVISTLEKKEIKKESIKKIYIAPYEKNQIYWFVIAEQGDKKYYYCLDFYTGDIIIENIVT
- a CDS encoding nitroreductase family protein, whose protein sequence is MSGNIVDVIKKRRSVRAFKGEPVPEGVLAQILDAARWAPSAGNLQPWEFYVVRNQDTKKGLAKAALGQMFLAEAPVVIVVCAVPARSGRRYRERGEKLYCLQDTAAAVQNILLAAAGFGLGSCWVGAFDEEGARRVLGLGPDLRPVAMVPLGYPAEAPSAPGRRSLEEIVHVVD